Proteins encoded within one genomic window of Triticum aestivum cultivar Chinese Spring chromosome 2D, IWGSC CS RefSeq v2.1, whole genome shotgun sequence:
- the LOC123050615 gene encoding uncharacterized protein, producing METMSSGFAGFKIYTIDEDGASRPAGGTRGVATTGKEVSSSSKVGASTRREGRGLRDANRIGGERARRERQLLRDSFNSVPGKKNPPPRDDEKDEGAIPINRLAWDTSFGGVCGSFDDETALGPMRYTSGPIPENAVPASTLQIFSVRVTDLKDGLWWPLHVYGFVATRGGADHNRNFLFRRTRDNCQILTKKDPVLLLTGPSRAVLLAGLVTFEVQLMAKSKTELADQVLASKVFYFHQGSRREDSICIRIPYKHCTLEFALAPLRHSVEATVTVQLVDGSWPDGHQGQVFSCTDSIKDTKMLLLDCPDGTMPIGPDGMFELSRRVVCAELGGRDKLMVSVQARRVGFLTRNQAVFEPKMSGTSVGMCDLRFCKMQVTVAWSLLSTSGTHAGGK from the exons ATGGAGACGATGAGCAGCGGATTCGCGGGGTTCAAGATCTACACCATCGACGAAGATGGCGCATCAAGACCGGCCGGCGGAACTCGCGGGGTTGCGACGACCGggaaggaggtcagcagcagcagcaaggtcgGGGCAAGCACCCGGCGGGAGGGCCGAGGTCTTCGCGATGCGAACCGGATAGGCGGCGAAAGGGCAAGGCGGGAGCGCCAACTTCTTCGCGATTCGTTCAATTCAGTGCCTGGGAAGAAGAATCCTCCACCTCGAGACGACGAGAAAGATGAGGGTGCGATCCCCATCAACCGTCTTGCCTGGGATACCTCCTTCGGCGGCGTCTGCGGCTCCTTCGACGACGAAA CTGCCCTTGGTCCCATGCGCTATACATCTGGACCTATCCCAGAGAATGCTGTTCCAGCCAGCACCTTGCAGATCTTCTCTGTCAGAGTTACTGACCTGAAAGACGGTCTCTGGTGGCCACTTCATGTCTATGGCTTCGTTGCCACCAGAGGCGGGGCAGATCATAATCGCAACTTTCTCTTCAGGCGCACCAGGGATAACTGCCAAATCCTTACCAAAAAG GATCCAGTTTTGCTGTTAACAGGCCCGTCTCGCGCAGTCTTGTTGGCTGGTCTGGTCACCTTCGAAGtacagctgatggcaaagagcaaaACTGAACTTGCAGATCAAGTGCTGGCTTCCAAAGTCTTCTATTTCCACCAGGGATCTCGTCGAGAAGACAGTATTTGTATACGCATCCCCTACAAGCATTGTACGCTCGAGTTTGCGCTCGCGCCTCTGCGGCATTCGGTCGAGGCCACCGTCACTGTCCAGCTCGTCGACGGGTCGTGGCCGGACGGTCACCAGGGGCAGGTCTTCTCCTGCACCGACAGCATAAAAGATACCAAGATGTTGCTGCTTGACTGTCCAGATGGAACGATGCCCATCGGTCCGGACGGCATGTTTGAGCTCTCCAGGCGCGTTGTTTGCGCAGAGCTGGGCGGGAGGGATAAGCTCATGGTGTCCGTGCAGGCGCGCCGCGTCGGTTTCCTTACGAGAAATCAGGCCGTCTTCGAGCCCAAGATGTCCGGGACGAGCGTTGGCATGTGTGATCTTCGTTTCTGCAAGATGCAGGTCACCGTTGCTTGGTCCCTGCTCTCCACCTCTGGCACACATGCCGGTGGCAAGTAG